The following proteins are encoded in a genomic region of Sesamum indicum cultivar Zhongzhi No. 13 linkage group LG8, S_indicum_v1.0, whole genome shotgun sequence:
- the LOC105168263 gene encoding AMSH-like ubiquitin thioesterase 2 isoform X2, translating to MAGEICCKIDVHSVTKYFPSPGISFLQPPPHGPETSRFSVPNAVDDQSNLSSNEQAASKHLKDIHMSGCLMEDFLTAARENTEKNLETCGVLGAFLKDGTFYVTTLIIPKQEATSNSCQAVNEEEIYAIQNEESLFPIGWIHTHPSQSCFMSSIDLHTQYTYQVMVPEAVGIVMAPTDHSRKCGIFRLSDPDGMSILRECHETGFHTHRETSNGSPIYEDSTNIIFNPNLRLEIFDLR from the exons ATGGCTGGGGAAATTTGTTGCAAGATTGATGTGCATTCCGTCACAAAGTATTTTCCATCCCCCGGAATCTCCTTTTTGCAGCCTCCTCCTCATGGACCTGAAACATCACGGTTCTCAGTTCCAAATGCAGTAGATGATCAATCAAATTTGTCAAGCAATGAGCAAGCAGCATCTAAACATCTCAAGGACATCCATATG TCAGGATGCCTGATGGAGGATTTTCTTACTGCTGCTAGGGAGAACACTGAGAAAAATCTTGAGACATGTGGAGTTCTTGGCGCCTTCCTT AAAGATGGAACATTCTACGTCACTACTCTCATAATTCCAAAACAGGAGGCCACCTCCAATTCT TGTCAAGCAGTAAATGAGGAGGAGATTTATGCCATTCAAAACGAAGAGTCCCTATTCCCTATTGGGTGGATTCAT ACACATCCATCTCAGAGTTGTTTCATGTCATCAATTGACCTGCACACCCAATATACTTATCAG GTGATGGTACCGGAAGCCGTGGGCATTGTCATGGCTCCAACCGACCATTCGAG AAAATGCGGAATTTTCAGACTGTCCGACCCTGACGGGATGAGCATTCTGAGGGAATGCCACGAAACGGGCTTTCACACTCACAGAGAAACATCTAATGGAAGCCCCATTTACGAGGATTCCACCAACATCATTTTCAACCCAAACCTGAGACTGGAAATATTCGATCTGCGGTGA
- the LOC105168263 gene encoding AMSH-like ubiquitin thioesterase 2 isoform X3 yields MAGEICCKIDVHSVTKYFPSPGISFLQPPPHGPETSRFSVPNAVDDQSNLSSNEQAASKHLKDIHMSGCLMEDFLTAARENTEKNLETCGVLGAFLKDGTFYVTTLIIPKQEATSNSTHPSQSCFMSSIDLHTQYTYQVMVPEAVGIVMAPTDHSRKCGIFRLSDPDGMSILRECHETGFHTHRETSNGSPIYEDSTNIIFNPNLRLEIFDLREVVPPL; encoded by the exons ATGGCTGGGGAAATTTGTTGCAAGATTGATGTGCATTCCGTCACAAAGTATTTTCCATCCCCCGGAATCTCCTTTTTGCAGCCTCCTCCTCATGGACCTGAAACATCACGGTTCTCAGTTCCAAATGCAGTAGATGATCAATCAAATTTGTCAAGCAATGAGCAAGCAGCATCTAAACATCTCAAGGACATCCATATG TCAGGATGCCTGATGGAGGATTTTCTTACTGCTGCTAGGGAGAACACTGAGAAAAATCTTGAGACATGTGGAGTTCTTGGCGCCTTCCTT AAAGATGGAACATTCTACGTCACTACTCTCATAATTCCAAAACAGGAGGCCACCTCCAATTCT ACACATCCATCTCAGAGTTGTTTCATGTCATCAATTGACCTGCACACCCAATATACTTATCAG GTGATGGTACCGGAAGCCGTGGGCATTGTCATGGCTCCAACCGACCATTCGAG AAAATGCGGAATTTTCAGACTGTCCGACCCTGACGGGATGAGCATTCTGAGGGAATGCCACGAAACGGGCTTTCACACTCACAGAGAAACATCTAATGGAAGCCCCATTTACGAGGATTCCACCAACATCATTTTCAACCCAAACCTGAGACTGGAAATATTCGATCTGCG GGAGGTGGTGCCCCCTTTGTGA
- the LOC105168263 gene encoding AMSH-like ubiquitin thioesterase 2 isoform X1, which translates to MAGEICCKIDVHSVTKYFPSPGISFLQPPPHGPETSRFSVPNAVDDQSNLSSNEQAASKHLKDIHMSGCLMEDFLTAARENTEKNLETCGVLGAFLKDGTFYVTTLIIPKQEATSNSCQAVNEEEIYAIQNEESLFPIGWIHTHPSQSCFMSSIDLHTQYTYQVMVPEAVGIVMAPTDHSRKCGIFRLSDPDGMSILRECHETGFHTHRETSNGSPIYEDSTNIIFNPNLRLEIFDLREVVPPL; encoded by the exons ATGGCTGGGGAAATTTGTTGCAAGATTGATGTGCATTCCGTCACAAAGTATTTTCCATCCCCCGGAATCTCCTTTTTGCAGCCTCCTCCTCATGGACCTGAAACATCACGGTTCTCAGTTCCAAATGCAGTAGATGATCAATCAAATTTGTCAAGCAATGAGCAAGCAGCATCTAAACATCTCAAGGACATCCATATG TCAGGATGCCTGATGGAGGATTTTCTTACTGCTGCTAGGGAGAACACTGAGAAAAATCTTGAGACATGTGGAGTTCTTGGCGCCTTCCTT AAAGATGGAACATTCTACGTCACTACTCTCATAATTCCAAAACAGGAGGCCACCTCCAATTCT TGTCAAGCAGTAAATGAGGAGGAGATTTATGCCATTCAAAACGAAGAGTCCCTATTCCCTATTGGGTGGATTCAT ACACATCCATCTCAGAGTTGTTTCATGTCATCAATTGACCTGCACACCCAATATACTTATCAG GTGATGGTACCGGAAGCCGTGGGCATTGTCATGGCTCCAACCGACCATTCGAG AAAATGCGGAATTTTCAGACTGTCCGACCCTGACGGGATGAGCATTCTGAGGGAATGCCACGAAACGGGCTTTCACACTCACAGAGAAACATCTAATGGAAGCCCCATTTACGAGGATTCCACCAACATCATTTTCAACCCAAACCTGAGACTGGAAATATTCGATCTGCG GGAGGTGGTGCCCCCTTTGTGA
- the LOC105168262 gene encoding uncharacterized protein LOC105168262, whose product MQTSVEEKLNPDHNLCSEDKMSEDFYTHLKLREENEAPDDDHGDDDEEEEEEEEFSFMCGGANTSPIAAEDAFYNGQIKPVFPLFNRDLLFSGEDPIAAAALHESLPMRPPVKKVFVETSEENGQVTPENDEVSGSYCEWSDRKAVEASPEACKKSNSTGFSKIWRFKDLLGRSNSDGRDAFVFLNNAHAPPPPSAAEQSTKGDEMGERTKVKEKAKKGGKGKTAAVRVSAHEAYLRSKAKGEERRRSYLPYRPELMGFFTNVSGGLTKNVHPF is encoded by the coding sequence ATGCAGACAAGTGTGGAAGAGAAGCTCAACCCAGATCATAATTTGTGCTCGGAAGACAAAATGAGTGAAGATTTCTACACCCATCTGAAGTTGAGGGAAGAAAATGAAGCTCCAGATGATGATcatggtgatgatgatgaagaggaggaggaggaggaggaattTTCTTTCATGTGTGGAGGAGCAAATACGTCGCCTATAGCGGCGGAGGATGCTTTCTATAACGGCCAGATCAAGCCGGTTTTCCCGTTATTCAACAGGGATTTGCTATTTTCCGGCGAAGATCCCATCGCCGCTGCCGCTTTGCACGAGAGCTTGCCCATGAGGCCGCCGGTGAAGAAGGTGTTCGTGGAGACGAGCGAGGAGAACGGCCAGGTGACGCCGGAGAATGACGAGGTCTCGGGGTCCTACTGCGAGTGGTCGGACAGAAAGGCGGTTGAGGCGTCGCCGGAGGCCTGCAAGAAGAGCAACTCAACCGGGTTCTCCAAGATTTGGCGGTTCAAGGATTTACTGGGCAGGAGCAACAGTGATGGGAGGGACGCTTTCGTTTTCTTGAACAACGCCCACGCTCCGCCTCCACCGTCCGCGGCGGAGCAGTCAACAAAAGGAGACGAAATGGGTGAGAGGACAAAAGTGAAGGAGAAGGCGAAGAAGGGCGGAAAGGGGAAAACGGCGGCGGTAAGGGTGTCGGCACATGAAGCGTACTTGAGGAGTAAGGCGAAGGGGGAGGAGCGGCGGCGGTCGTATCTGCCGTACCGACCGGAGTTGATGGGGTTCTTTACTAATGTTAGTGGTGGATTAACCAAAAATGTTCATCCCTTTTAA
- the LOC105168263 gene encoding AMSH-like ubiquitin thioesterase 2 isoform X4 encodes MINQICQAMSKQHLNISRTSIWENTEKNLETCGVLGAFLKDGTFYVTTLIIPKQEATSNSCQAVNEEEIYAIQNEESLFPIGWIHTHPSQSCFMSSIDLHTQYTYQVMVPEAVGIVMAPTDHSRKCGIFRLSDPDGMSILRECHETGFHTHRETSNGSPIYEDSTNIIFNPNLRLEIFDLREVVPPL; translated from the exons ATGATCAATCAAATTTGTCAAGCAATGAGCAAGCAGCATCTAAACATCTCAAGGACATCCATATG GGAGAACACTGAGAAAAATCTTGAGACATGTGGAGTTCTTGGCGCCTTCCTT AAAGATGGAACATTCTACGTCACTACTCTCATAATTCCAAAACAGGAGGCCACCTCCAATTCT TGTCAAGCAGTAAATGAGGAGGAGATTTATGCCATTCAAAACGAAGAGTCCCTATTCCCTATTGGGTGGATTCAT ACACATCCATCTCAGAGTTGTTTCATGTCATCAATTGACCTGCACACCCAATATACTTATCAG GTGATGGTACCGGAAGCCGTGGGCATTGTCATGGCTCCAACCGACCATTCGAG AAAATGCGGAATTTTCAGACTGTCCGACCCTGACGGGATGAGCATTCTGAGGGAATGCCACGAAACGGGCTTTCACACTCACAGAGAAACATCTAATGGAAGCCCCATTTACGAGGATTCCACCAACATCATTTTCAACCCAAACCTGAGACTGGAAATATTCGATCTGCG GGAGGTGGTGCCCCCTTTGTGA